In Porphyromonas cangingivalis, a genomic segment contains:
- a CDS encoding Omp28-related outer membrane protein, whose protein sequence is MKRALFLITCFILLFSCAEKNNKMDLIEAIKIKADKTTIAADGVDMVTLTAVAQNEADLTSRVTFTVNDKKLDGNTFKTDKPGTYKFAASLDNIESDEITVTATAKEATLVLTSDKGSVLAGNPKDWITFNVKDKNGQDITDNCDFFIDNERIVGNKFRAKNEGQYKAIAKRGDEFSNELTIQANKMQDIILQVDKVELFLDGKDKATFKVYNKDNEDLTTRAQIFINDKPIEGNVFVPTAVGLFRVTADFNGNKSNQVSITVKEPIKYNLVVKVSKERLVSDGVDVVSLRCINTLDEDRDLTKKVKFYLDGRELDKNYFNTTQNKQFKITAKLGEEVTKEEVMVTSQSEYVPTPRVYFELFTGTWCPYCPRLVIPVMDKLCDEPQVVASGVHGGRDKFATSEGQRLFNAYGLEGYPTIVVGRDKNNQAKNRSDIINRIPESTPIGMAVYTTITGSALDVDMTIKSTETLNDLKWVVIIVEDKLIADQANAVYPKYGNPIRDMEHRYVYRKTHSSSIWGEPISLTANEVMKKKFTVQLDSSWKAENCNLFIIITKASDNTVITAQKVEAGSASGY, encoded by the coding sequence ATGAAACGTGCACTTTTTTTGATTACATGCTTTATTTTGCTTTTCTCGTGTGCAGAGAAGAACAATAAGATGGATCTCATCGAGGCCATCAAAATCAAGGCAGACAAGACTACAATTGCTGCGGATGGAGTTGATATGGTTACGCTCACTGCCGTGGCGCAGAACGAAGCCGACTTAACATCTCGTGTGACATTTACGGTCAATGACAAAAAACTTGACGGTAATACCTTTAAAACTGATAAGCCCGGGACATATAAATTTGCTGCAAGTTTAGATAACATCGAATCTGATGAAATAACGGTTACAGCTACCGCTAAAGAGGCAACTCTTGTCTTGACGAGTGATAAGGGTTCTGTCCTTGCAGGTAATCCTAAAGATTGGATCACTTTCAATGTGAAAGATAAGAATGGCCAAGACATTACGGATAACTGTGATTTCTTTATTGATAATGAGCGTATTGTAGGAAATAAGTTTCGTGCAAAAAATGAAGGTCAGTACAAGGCTATCGCTAAACGTGGCGATGAGTTTTCGAATGAATTGACCATCCAGGCCAACAAGATGCAAGATATCATCCTCCAAGTGGATAAGGTCGAACTTTTCCTTGATGGAAAAGATAAGGCTACGTTTAAGGTTTACAACAAGGATAACGAAGACTTGACCACGAGAGCACAAATCTTCATCAATGATAAGCCTATCGAAGGTAATGTCTTCGTTCCAACTGCAGTCGGTCTGTTTAGGGTCACAGCGGATTTTAACGGTAACAAGTCCAATCAGGTGTCCATCACAGTCAAGGAGCCAATTAAGTATAATCTTGTCGTGAAGGTGAGCAAGGAAAGGCTTGTCAGTGATGGTGTTGACGTCGTGTCATTGAGATGTATAAATACCCTTGATGAAGATAGAGACTTGACAAAAAAGGTTAAATTCTATTTAGATGGGCGTGAGTTGGATAAGAATTACTTCAATACCACCCAAAACAAGCAGTTTAAGATAACTGCGAAATTAGGAGAAGAAGTCACTAAGGAGGAAGTGATGGTTACTTCTCAGAGCGAATATGTTCCGACACCAAGGGTGTACTTCGAATTATTTACAGGAACCTGGTGTCCATACTGTCCAAGACTTGTTATCCCGGTCATGGATAAACTTTGTGATGAGCCTCAGGTTGTGGCTTCTGGTGTCCATGGAGGTAGGGATAAGTTTGCAACGAGTGAAGGCCAACGTCTATTTAATGCTTACGGATTGGAGGGATATCCAACTATAGTAGTTGGAAGAGATAAAAATAACCAAGCCAAGAACAGATCAGATATCATTAACAGAATACCAGAAAGTACTCCAATCGGTATGGCCGTTTACACTACTATCACTGGCTCTGCTCTTGATGTGGATATGACGATCAAGAGTACTGAAACTCTCAATGATTTGAAATGGGTTGTCATCATAGTTGAGGATAAATTGATTGCAGATCAAGCCAATGCAGTATATCCTAAATATGGAAATCCTATACGTGATATGGAGCATAGGTATGTCTATCGCAAGACGCATAGCTCTTCTATCTGGGGTGAGCCTATCAGTTTAACAGCCAATGAGGTTATGAAGAAGAAGTTTACAGTGCAATTAGATAGCTCTTGGAAAGCTGAAAATTGTAACTTGTTTATCATTATCACAAAGGCGAGTGACAATACCGTAATCACCGCACAGAAGGTTGAAGCCGGCAGTGCTTCCGGTTACTAA
- a CDS encoding DUF6808 domain-containing protein: MKKNVILGSIVLVLLLSQIGTFIWNRTLRDKLHIAEQNVTVVLDSIRTLKDTNGKLYAEKKSYITTVKELKDLNKEMHENIQSLERKMRRLLISGANIGIKTRDTIIQKNIINYTLDSLVNIRFSDQVIDANSFVRIQKDSVYLDRFAYQLDIPIEVYFTKDHKVIARSKNDNITFTKLDSFVDPQVTKYRKPRRWGIGIQAGVGATSIYNFSDNKLSTGVGPYVGIGISYQFLQW; encoded by the coding sequence ATGAAAAAGAACGTTATTTTAGGCTCGATCGTACTTGTGCTGCTACTGTCACAGATAGGTACATTCATTTGGAATCGAACCCTCAGAGATAAACTCCATATTGCTGAGCAAAATGTCACAGTAGTGTTAGATAGCATACGTACACTAAAGGATACGAATGGTAAACTCTATGCTGAAAAAAAATCCTATATCACAACTGTAAAAGAGCTAAAGGATCTGAATAAAGAAATGCATGAAAACATCCAATCTCTCGAGCGTAAGATGAGAAGGCTACTCATCTCGGGAGCAAATATTGGTATAAAAACGAGGGATACCATCATCCAGAAAAACATCATAAACTATACACTTGACAGCTTGGTCAATATACGTTTTTCGGATCAAGTCATAGATGCCAATAGTTTTGTCAGAATACAAAAAGACAGCGTTTATCTTGACCGTTTTGCTTACCAACTGGATATCCCTATTGAAGTATACTTTACAAAAGATCATAAAGTCATCGCACGTAGCAAGAACGATAACATCACGTTTACCAAGCTTGATAGTTTTGTCGATCCACAAGTTACGAAGTACCGCAAACCAAGACGTTGGGGAATCGGCATACAAGCAGGTGTCGGAGCGACATCTATCTACAACTTTTCAGACAATAAATTATCCACCGGTGTCGGTCCCTATGTAGGTATAGGTATCAGCTATCAGTTCTTGCAGTGGTAA
- the groL gene encoding chaperonin GroEL (60 kDa chaperone family; promotes refolding of misfolded polypeptides especially under stressful conditions; forms two stacked rings of heptamers to form a barrel-shaped 14mer; ends can be capped by GroES; misfolded proteins enter the barrel where they are refolded when GroES binds), with product MAKEIKFDREARELLKSGVDKLANAVKVTLGPKGRNVILGKKFGAPHITKDGVSVAREIELSDAFENMGAQLVKEVASKTNDDAGDGTTTATVLAQAIISVGLKNVAAGASPMDLKRGIDKAVTKVVEEIRKQAVEVGDDFEKIEHVAKISANGDETIGALIAEAMKKVKKEGVITVEEAKGMDTTVEIVEGMQFDRGYISPYFVTNTEKMSVDFENPYILLYDKKIATLKEFLPILEQVVQTGRPLLIVAEDIESEALATLVVNRLRGSLKICAVKAPGFGDRRKAMLEDIAILTGGTVISEEKGLKLDSATMDMLGSAEKVTIDKDNTTIVNGLGDKEAISARVNQIRAQIEVTTSDYDKEKLQERLAKLAGGVAVLYVGAPSEVEMKEKKDRVEDALSATRAAVEEGTVPGGGIAYIRATTALEGMKGDNADETTGIEIIKRAIEEPLRQIVANAGKEGAVIVQKVKEGDADFGYNARNDEFVHLFKAGIIDPAKVTRVALENAASIAGMFLTTECVIADEKEDAAAMPTMPQGMGGMGGMM from the coding sequence ATGGCAAAAGAAATAAAGTTTGACAGAGAAGCGAGAGAGCTACTCAAGAGTGGTGTGGATAAACTCGCTAATGCAGTGAAGGTGACTCTCGGCCCTAAGGGTCGTAATGTCATCCTTGGTAAGAAGTTCGGTGCGCCTCATATCACCAAGGATGGTGTGTCAGTGGCTCGTGAGATCGAACTTTCGGATGCTTTCGAAAACATGGGTGCTCAACTCGTCAAGGAAGTGGCATCGAAGACCAATGACGATGCGGGTGACGGTACAACAACCGCAACTGTCCTTGCACAAGCTATTATCTCTGTCGGGCTCAAGAACGTTGCCGCAGGTGCAAGTCCTATGGATCTCAAGAGAGGTATCGACAAGGCTGTGACTAAGGTAGTCGAAGAGATCCGTAAGCAGGCGGTAGAGGTTGGTGACGACTTCGAGAAGATCGAGCACGTAGCTAAGATCTCTGCTAACGGTGACGAGACCATCGGTGCGCTCATCGCTGAGGCTATGAAAAAGGTAAAGAAAGAGGGTGTCATCACAGTCGAAGAGGCTAAAGGTATGGACACGACAGTGGAGATTGTCGAAGGTATGCAGTTCGACCGTGGATACATCTCTCCTTACTTCGTAACGAATACCGAGAAGATGAGTGTGGACTTCGAAAATCCATACATCCTCCTTTACGACAAGAAAATCGCAACGCTCAAGGAGTTCCTTCCTATTCTCGAACAAGTCGTTCAGACAGGCCGTCCACTCCTCATCGTTGCTGAAGATATCGAAAGTGAAGCACTCGCTACACTTGTGGTAAATCGTCTCCGTGGCTCTCTCAAAATCTGCGCTGTAAAGGCACCCGGCTTCGGTGATCGTCGCAAGGCGATGCTCGAAGACATCGCTATCCTCACAGGTGGTACAGTGATTTCGGAAGAAAAGGGGCTCAAGCTCGACAGTGCTACGATGGATATGCTTGGTTCGGCAGAAAAGGTGACCATCGACAAGGACAACACCACCATCGTCAACGGTCTTGGAGATAAGGAGGCTATCTCTGCTCGTGTCAATCAAATTCGTGCACAGATCGAAGTAACAACTTCGGACTACGACAAGGAGAAGCTACAAGAACGCCTCGCAAAGCTTGCGGGCGGTGTGGCGGTACTCTATGTAGGAGCACCTTCAGAGGTCGAAATGAAAGAAAAGAAGGATCGTGTCGAAGATGCGCTTAGTGCTACTCGTGCAGCGGTTGAAGAAGGAACCGTCCCCGGTGGTGGTATCGCTTATATCCGTGCAACCACAGCACTTGAAGGAATGAAGGGCGACAATGCAGACGAAACAACAGGTATCGAGATCATCAAACGCGCAATCGAAGAGCCTCTTCGTCAAATTGTCGCCAATGCCGGAAAGGAAGGAGCCGTCATTGTCCAGAAGGTCAAGGAAGGAGATGCAGACTTCGGTTACAACGCTCGCAACGATGAGTTTGTACACCTCTTCAAGGCCGGTATCATCGACCCGGCAAAAGTAACTCGTGTAGCTCTCGAAAATGCAGCTTCCATCGCAGGTATGTTCCTCACCACAGAGTGTGTCATCGCTGACGAAAAGGAAGATGCGGCAGCAATGCCCACAATGCCACAAGGTATGGGAGGCATGGGCGGCATGATGTAA
- a CDS encoding ribose-phosphate pyrophosphokinase, producing MNQENNFLVFAGTKSQYLTEEICKYLNCPLGKMKVDRFADGEFAVYYEESIRGKDVYLVQSTFPTADNLLELLLMVDAAKRASAHYIVAVIPYFGWARQDRKDKPRVSIGAKLIADMLCAAGISRLITMDLHADQIQGFFNVPVDHLYASSVFTEYIKDNLSLENLVIATPDVGGTKRANSYAKYFGVPMVICHKSRLKANVVDEMRIIGDVEGKDVLLIDDIVDTAGTITKAANLMMENGAKSVRAIASHAVMSDPATSRIEQSALNEMIFTNSIPYHGGGKNVRILSVAKMFAEAIRRVSSHESISLLYNL from the coding sequence ATGAATCAAGAGAATAATTTTCTTGTCTTTGCAGGCACTAAGAGTCAGTACCTCACAGAGGAAATATGTAAGTATCTCAATTGCCCCCTTGGCAAGATGAAGGTAGACAGATTTGCGGACGGTGAGTTTGCTGTGTACTACGAAGAATCTATCCGTGGTAAAGACGTTTATTTGGTGCAGTCTACATTTCCTACTGCGGACAACCTGCTTGAGCTCCTACTCATGGTCGATGCAGCCAAACGCGCCAGTGCTCACTATATCGTAGCGGTTATCCCCTACTTTGGCTGGGCTCGTCAGGACAGAAAGGACAAACCTCGTGTCTCTATCGGGGCCAAGCTCATCGCAGATATGTTGTGTGCAGCAGGGATATCTCGCTTGATCACAATGGATCTACATGCTGATCAGATTCAGGGATTTTTCAATGTACCTGTGGATCACCTTTACGCATCAAGTGTATTCACAGAGTATATAAAAGACAACCTCAGTCTCGAAAATCTTGTCATCGCCACTCCTGACGTTGGTGGGACTAAGCGTGCCAACTCTTACGCAAAATACTTTGGAGTGCCAATGGTCATCTGTCATAAGTCGAGACTTAAGGCCAACGTGGTCGATGAGATGAGGATCATCGGTGATGTGGAGGGTAAGGATGTGCTACTTATCGATGACATCGTGGACACAGCCGGCACCATCACCAAGGCTGCCAATTTGATGATGGAAAATGGAGCCAAGTCAGTCAGGGCTATTGCCAGCCATGCTGTGATGAGTGATCCTGCCACTTCTCGTATCGAGCAATCTGCTTTGAACGAAATGATCTTCACCAACTCAATACCTTATCATGGAGGGGGGAAGAATGTCCGTATCCTTTCGGTGGCAAAGATGTTTGCTGAAGCTATCCGAAGAGTTAGTTCGCACGAATCTATCAGCCTTCTTTACAATCTATAA
- the mutY gene encoding A/G-specific adenine glycosylase produces the protein MKLNNNTAGHYPDTLIDKGIVTYFRQALIEWYELNGRRLPWRETNDPYKIWISEVILQQTQVIQGLDYYLRFIERYPDVKALAASPESDLLLIWQGLGYYSRAHNLHKAAQSIVQYHSGVFPKAVEDVSKLKGIGPYTLAAIMSIAYNEPLAVVDGNVYRVLSRVLDIDVPIDTSMGQKAFRALAQELLDPQYPGIYNQGIMDLGAMICTPKSPKCDECPIQKVCKCAHSPTITLRPVKAKKMIVKELYLDFFLLIQGEYIWGEKRNKQSIWKGLYQLPLHLSDKAHSAPLSLLPDLKINTGEEELKISHSYTTTHRLTHRLLNINIHTIHLPEHIDLSYLGLEAIPISRHSEYAFPKPLREFLDKNLK, from the coding sequence TTGAAACTAAACAATAATACAGCAGGTCACTATCCCGACACCTTGATTGACAAAGGGATAGTGACCTATTTTCGTCAAGCTCTAATAGAGTGGTACGAACTCAACGGACGTAGACTACCATGGAGGGAGACGAATGATCCTTATAAGATATGGATTTCTGAAGTTATCTTACAACAAACACAGGTCATTCAAGGGTTGGATTACTATCTTCGTTTCATCGAACGTTATCCTGATGTGAAAGCATTGGCAGCAAGTCCGGAAAGTGATCTTCTACTGATATGGCAGGGACTTGGTTACTACTCAAGGGCACACAACCTTCATAAAGCTGCGCAAAGTATCGTTCAATATCACTCGGGAGTATTTCCTAAAGCAGTAGAAGATGTCAGTAAACTCAAGGGAATAGGACCCTATACCTTGGCTGCCATTATGTCGATAGCTTACAACGAACCTCTTGCTGTAGTTGATGGTAATGTTTATCGGGTTCTCAGTCGTGTTTTAGACATCGATGTACCTATCGATACAAGTATGGGACAAAAGGCATTTAGAGCACTGGCACAAGAATTGTTGGATCCCCAATATCCGGGCATCTACAATCAAGGTATAATGGATTTGGGAGCCATGATATGTACACCAAAATCACCCAAATGTGATGAATGCCCCATACAAAAAGTTTGTAAGTGTGCACATTCACCCACAATTACACTTCGCCCGGTAAAGGCTAAAAAGATGATTGTCAAGGAGCTGTATCTTGATTTCTTTCTTCTCATTCAGGGCGAATATATATGGGGTGAAAAAAGGAACAAGCAGTCTATTTGGAAAGGGTTGTATCAGTTACCTCTTCATTTATCTGATAAAGCTCATTCGGCTCCATTGAGTTTACTTCCAGACCTAAAAATAAACACAGGAGAAGAAGAGCTAAAGATCTCCCATTCATACACCACTACACACCGTTTGACACACAGGCTACTGAACATCAACATACACACGATTCACTTGCCCGAACATATTGATTTATCTTATTTAGGCTTGGAAGCCATACCAATCAGCAGGCATTCAGAGTATGCCTTCCCTAAACCTCTACGTGAATTTCTGGATAAAAACTTGAAATAA
- a CDS encoding co-chaperone GroES, producing the protein MNIKPLADRVLVVPIPAEEKTVNGIIIPDSAKEKPLRGTVRAVGQGTKDEEMVLKEGDVVLYGKYAGTEIELEGEKVLIMRQSDVLAVIG; encoded by the coding sequence ATGAACATTAAGCCACTTGCAGACAGGGTACTTGTGGTACCTATTCCAGCAGAAGAGAAGACTGTGAACGGTATCATCATCCCCGATTCAGCAAAAGAAAAACCCCTAAGAGGCACTGTACGTGCCGTGGGACAAGGAACAAAAGATGAGGAGATGGTACTCAAAGAGGGTGACGTTGTACTCTATGGCAAATATGCGGGGACAGAGATCGAGTTGGAGGGTGAGAAAGTCCTCATCATGCGTCAGTCTGACGTCCTTGCAGTGATTGGTTGA
- the fabD gene encoding ACP S-malonyltransferase, whose translation MNAFVFPGQGSQFVGMGKDLYDSSEEARRLFEIANEVLNFRITDIMFAGTDEELKQTKVTQPAVFIHSYISAKVRTSSITPDMVAGHSLGEFTALALAEVLSFEDALRLVSQRAQAMQKSCEEAPSTMAAILGLDDDVISDICSKIEGEVVIPANFNCPGQVVISGSVKGVELACVAAKDAGAKRALPLSVSGAFHSPFMESARGQLAEAIANTHFNDAKCPVYQNVDAKPYTDAESIRTNLVKQLTAPVLWTQTVHNMVTDGATYFAEYGPGKVLQGLIKKIEPTVNAETGL comes from the coding sequence ATGAATGCATTCGTTTTTCCAGGGCAAGGCTCTCAGTTTGTCGGAATGGGTAAAGATCTTTACGACTCTTCTGAGGAAGCTCGTAGACTCTTTGAGATTGCTAATGAGGTACTCAACTTCAGGATTACAGATATTATGTTTGCCGGCACTGATGAAGAGCTCAAGCAAACAAAAGTGACTCAACCTGCAGTATTTATTCACTCCTATATAAGTGCAAAGGTGAGGACATCAAGTATCACCCCTGACATGGTTGCGGGACACTCTCTTGGTGAATTTACAGCTCTTGCTCTCGCAGAGGTTCTTTCGTTCGAAGATGCTCTGAGACTTGTGTCTCAACGCGCTCAAGCAATGCAAAAATCTTGTGAAGAGGCTCCTTCTACCATGGCTGCCATCTTAGGTCTCGATGATGATGTAATCTCCGATATTTGTTCGAAAATTGAGGGAGAAGTCGTCATTCCTGCCAACTTCAACTGCCCCGGACAAGTCGTTATCTCGGGGTCAGTCAAGGGTGTTGAATTAGCTTGCGTTGCAGCAAAGGATGCCGGTGCAAAGAGAGCTCTCCCATTGAGTGTAAGTGGAGCATTTCACAGTCCATTTATGGAGTCTGCGAGAGGACAGCTTGCTGAAGCTATCGCAAATACACACTTCAATGACGCAAAATGCCCCGTGTATCAGAACGTAGATGCCAAACCTTATACTGATGCTGAGTCCATCCGTACAAATCTTGTCAAACAACTCACAGCTCCCGTTCTTTGGACACAGACTGTACACAATATGGTCACAGATGGAGCAACATACTTTGCGGAATATGGTCCGGGCAAAGTTCTTCAAGGCTTAATAAAGAAAATAGAACCAACTGTAAATGCAGAAACCGGACTATAA
- a CDS encoding TlpA family protein disulfide reductase, with protein sequence MKKIIFFLVMMCAGLICTHAQNVNIENLKGEKILFSDLIKGDKPVIVSFWATWCKPCLMEMDALKEIKEEWEGKIRIVSISIDDSRSKNKVPSFVKGRNYPFEIYMDSNQELYKKLNVLNVPFLFIFSNGKQVYKHSGYSPGDEEYLLEEAMKYVK encoded by the coding sequence ATGAAAAAGATTATATTTTTCCTTGTAATGATGTGTGCGGGTTTGATCTGCACACATGCTCAGAATGTAAACATCGAAAACTTGAAGGGTGAGAAAATTTTGTTCTCTGATCTCATCAAGGGAGACAAACCTGTTATCGTCTCTTTTTGGGCAACTTGGTGCAAACCTTGTCTTATGGAGATGGATGCTCTCAAGGAGATCAAAGAAGAGTGGGAAGGTAAGATTCGTATCGTGTCTATCTCTATCGATGACTCTCGCTCTAAGAATAAGGTGCCTTCGTTTGTCAAAGGACGCAACTATCCTTTTGAGATATACATGGACAGTAATCAAGAGTTATACAAAAAACTTAATGTCCTTAATGTGCCTTTTCTCTTCATTTTCAGTAATGGTAAGCAAGTCTACAAACACAGTGGGTACAGCCCTGGTGATGAGGAGTACTTGCTTGAAGAGGCAATGAAGTATGTCAAGTAA
- a CDS encoding IS256 family transposase, protein MELTTTQKSAFISEMLSSEAGINELIRVLLDTFSKQERALFVEEHEGEQCNGFRPRRWRGYGCSFELRIPRTRSGNFQPLILGILSHQESERALLFHELYTRGLSCEDIGSVCERIYGYHYSKQQVSFLTNTSKEEIYKWLERQLSPHYLAVYIDATFAYTRREERVAQEAYYTMLGLLPDGSREVLCVVNHPTEGALNWEAELKALKARGVERIDLIISDALQGIERAIASAFPHSSHQLCVVHFKRHALNAVSKRDKDRMRQELEDLFPISGTSLTPIKAFEKLCTFAERWGKSYRSLLSLSAPRNIGYFTYLMFPEGVRRMIYSTNWVERLNRSYKRTLRMRGALPSADAVVFLLGSVAREMTERTYARRLPYFQEWSTK, encoded by the coding sequence ATGGAGCTTACAACAACACAAAAGTCGGCATTTATTTCTGAAATGCTATCATCAGAGGCAGGTATTAACGAACTTATCCGTGTACTATTGGACACCTTCTCGAAGCAAGAACGTGCTCTTTTTGTCGAAGAGCATGAGGGTGAACAATGCAATGGTTTCCGTCCTCGTCGATGGCGAGGCTATGGCTGTAGCTTTGAGCTTCGCATTCCACGTACTCGTTCAGGGAATTTTCAGCCCCTAATTTTGGGCATCCTCTCCCATCAGGAAAGCGAACGCGCCCTCCTCTTCCATGAACTTTACACCCGAGGACTTTCGTGCGAAGACATTGGTTCGGTGTGCGAACGGATCTACGGCTATCACTATAGCAAGCAGCAAGTCAGTTTTCTCACCAACACGAGTAAAGAGGAGATCTACAAGTGGTTGGAACGCCAACTGTCGCCCCACTATTTGGCCGTGTACATCGATGCTACCTTTGCCTACACACGGCGGGAGGAACGTGTGGCTCAGGAAGCCTATTACACGATGTTGGGGTTGCTTCCTGACGGTAGTCGGGAGGTGCTTTGTGTGGTGAATCATCCCACGGAGGGAGCGTTGAATTGGGAGGCAGAGTTGAAAGCCCTCAAAGCACGTGGAGTCGAACGTATAGACCTGATCATCTCAGATGCTTTACAAGGGATTGAACGAGCCATCGCCTCGGCTTTCCCTCACTCCTCCCATCAGCTGTGTGTCGTTCATTTCAAGCGTCACGCACTTAATGCCGTATCGAAGAGGGACAAGGATAGGATGAGACAAGAGTTGGAAGACTTGTTTCCTATTTCGGGTACAAGTCTTACACCCATCAAGGCATTTGAGAAATTGTGTACATTTGCAGAACGCTGGGGGAAAAGCTACCGGAGCCTGCTCTCCTTGTCGGCACCTCGCAATATAGGCTACTTCACTTACCTGATGTTCCCGGAGGGTGTTCGTCGTATGATTTACTCAACGAATTGGGTGGAGCGTCTCAATCGGAGCTATAAGCGTACGCTGCGTATGCGTGGGGCTCTACCCTCGGCAGATGCCGTCGTCTTTCTCTTGGGCTCTGTAGCCCGAGAAATGACCGAAAGGACTTACGCAAGGAGGTTACCCTATTTCCAAGAGTGGAGCACCAAATAA
- a CDS encoding DUF6029 family protein has translation MNKFIISLLVSSALLSTLTVSAQERKKDWGTIHGGIESNAILYKKDEANPDGQKHGNNTYLNLKYDYKNLGAGLQYEIFEPPLKGHPEELKGNGLVQYYVGYSNDKLSVTAGSFYEQFGSGLIFRAFEERSLGINNSLRGLNVKYTPTDWLRIKLMGGQPRRYITYADAIIGGGDADVTISRLWNKDGSYDITLGGAWVTKKNTKSIPESVDPKMMHLYSMRGGFSAGGFNLGAEYTIKGMGQSFSPYVQKFLKESGTALLVNLDYLRNDFGVSGVFRRVEHMDFRIDNKLQQIYVPMNYIPALTKQHKYALPSLYPHQTNTSGEIGGQVDVYYNLSGDWLGKYPLKLALNASYYNSLGRNPMETMPFFGREGSKLFSEISLEMGKRFSRAIMINTGLHYQEVDHNTLLYKSFAQVVDILWKMSKKASLRTELQHMTTDMEEKGWIYGLVEFGFAPHFTVFGSDMYSYAAEKKEHYYNVGGSFTYGSLRVMLSYGRTRAGVQCVGGICRYVPEYTGLTGTLSYVF, from the coding sequence ATGAATAAGTTTATCATAAGTTTACTCGTATCTTCAGCCCTGTTGTCGACACTTACAGTGTCGGCACAGGAGCGGAAGAAAGATTGGGGAACGATTCACGGTGGGATAGAAAGTAATGCCATCTTGTACAAAAAAGATGAAGCCAACCCCGATGGACAGAAGCATGGGAACAATACGTACCTTAATCTGAAGTATGACTATAAGAACTTGGGAGCCGGATTACAGTACGAGATCTTTGAGCCTCCGTTGAAAGGACATCCTGAAGAACTCAAAGGTAATGGCTTGGTACAGTACTATGTCGGTTATTCGAATGATAAGTTGAGTGTCACTGCTGGTAGTTTTTATGAGCAGTTTGGTAGCGGACTTATTTTTCGTGCTTTTGAAGAGCGCTCTCTCGGTATAAACAACTCCCTCAGGGGACTCAATGTGAAGTATACTCCGACTGATTGGCTTCGAATTAAGCTCATGGGAGGACAGCCACGCAGATACATCACCTATGCTGATGCCATCATTGGAGGTGGAGATGCCGATGTGACTATCTCTAGACTTTGGAACAAGGATGGAAGCTATGACATTACTCTTGGAGGTGCTTGGGTGACAAAGAAGAATACCAAAAGTATTCCTGAGTCTGTTGACCCTAAGATGATGCATCTTTACAGTATGCGCGGAGGATTTAGTGCCGGAGGATTCAATCTTGGTGCAGAGTACACCATCAAGGGAATGGGTCAGTCTTTCTCTCCTTATGTACAGAAGTTCCTCAAAGAGAGTGGTACAGCTCTGCTTGTCAATCTTGACTATCTGCGTAATGACTTTGGAGTGTCCGGGGTATTTCGTCGAGTAGAGCATATGGATTTTCGTATCGACAATAAGTTGCAACAAATCTATGTCCCCATGAACTACATCCCAGCCTTGACCAAACAGCATAAGTATGCGCTACCCTCTCTTTATCCTCATCAGACCAATACATCCGGAGAAATAGGTGGTCAGGTTGATGTGTATTACAATCTTTCAGGAGACTGGCTTGGTAAGTATCCACTCAAGCTTGCACTCAATGCCTCTTATTACAACTCTCTTGGACGTAATCCTATGGAGACTATGCCATTTTTTGGACGTGAAGGCTCAAAGTTATTTAGCGAGATCTCGTTGGAAATGGGTAAGCGTTTTTCTCGTGCCATCATGATCAATACTGGTCTGCACTATCAAGAGGTCGATCACAATACCCTTCTTTACAAGTCTTTTGCTCAGGTTGTCGATATCCTTTGGAAGATGAGCAAGAAGGCTTCTCTCCGTACTGAACTTCAACATATGACAACGGATATGGAAGAGAAAGGATGGATTTACGGCCTTGTTGAATTTGGTTTTGCTCCACACTTTACTGTCTTTGGTAGCGATATGTATAGTTATGCAGCTGAAAAGAAAGAACATTATTACAATGTTGGGGGAAGTTTTACTTATGGGAGTCTTCGCGTAATGCTTAGTTATGGTCGTACCAGAGCCGGAGTTCAATGTGTCGGAGGTATATGTCGATATGTCCCTGAGTACACCGGACTGACTGGAACACTATCTTATGTTTTTTAG